Proteins encoded together in one Campylobacter concisus window:
- a CDS encoding twin-arginine translocation signal domain-containing protein has translation MQNRREFLKKVGLVGAVAASGAVAANANENLKSGKSKKTEVLYKRSKNWELYYKQAK, from the coding sequence ATGCAAAATAGACGCGAATTTCTAAAAAAAGTCGGTCTAGTTGGCGCTGTGGCAGCAAGTGGCGCGGTAGCAGCAAATGCTAATGAAAATTTAAAATCAGGAAAGAGTAAAAAGACCGAAGTGCTTTACAAAAGAAGCAAAAACTGGGAACTTTACTACAAACAAGCAAAATAA
- a CDS encoding TorD/DmsD family molecular chaperone, with amino-acid sequence MSTKEEFAAGRKLYYATFSKFFVFSEDEKRFDGLSKMLDLIEEYSLNDEVSRAATNIKSKFNEKNPENLITEFDDIFHTPPSPLRNSLSFYDEGYEVGHACADVRKILAKTNIRRDESKFKENEDNVGFVFTLMNEFIGKFDECEEELFKNIINPNIDEFIENLYEHKNSEIYKDVAVLLNEFIAFERVALNSPKPVKIDHKKSDGLSRSESIRREKNRIRKLRTEGTYAK; translated from the coding sequence GTGAGCACAAAAGAGGAATTTGCAGCTGGCAGAAAACTTTACTACGCTACTTTCTCTAAATTCTTCGTATTTAGTGAAGATGAAAAGAGATTTGATGGCCTTAGTAAAATGCTTGATCTCATAGAAGAATACAGCCTCAATGATGAAGTATCGCGAGCTGCTACTAATATAAAAAGTAAATTTAATGAAAAAAATCCAGAGAATTTGATCACCGAATTTGATGACATTTTTCACACTCCGCCAAGTCCGCTTCGAAACTCGCTCTCTTTTTACGATGAGGGTTATGAAGTGGGTCATGCTTGTGCTGATGTGCGTAAAATTTTGGCTAAGACAAACATCAGAAGAGATGAGAGTAAATTTAAAGAGAATGAAGATAATGTGGGCTTTGTCTTTACGCTTATGAACGAGTTTATCGGTAAATTTGACGAGTGCGAAGAGGAGCTTTTTAAAAATATTATAAATCCAAACATTGATGAGTTTATAGAGAATTTATATGAGCATAAAAATAGTGAAATTTACAAGGATGTGGCCGTTTTGCTAAACGAATTTATCGCGTTTGAGCGCGTGGCACTAAACTCACCAAAACCAGTCAAGATAGACCACAAAAAGAGCGATGGTCTTTCAAGATCTGAAAGTATAAGAAGAGAAAAAAATAGGATAAGAAAACTAAGAACGGAGGGTACATATGCAAAATAG